From Pseudomonas arsenicoxydans:
TCAAGTTGTCAGAGATTGCCGAAATCCAACGATCAGCTCAGGCGGCGAGTGCGTGTCGCCGGATGAAACGAAACGCCCTGGATCGCACGTCTTGCGGCACAATTGAACAAATATCCACGGCGTCGAGCCGTTCTTTGTTACACCGACAGGGTGATTATCCGTGCAGGCGACCCGTTTGACCCTGATGTGCCACGCTCGAACCGTCGCACAAAAATTAGCGATCTTTCCTACGAACGAACCCCTGGAAACGGAGTGGATATCGGCGAGGGGAGCGCGTTGTCGCCCGTTCAAGGGAACGCCGCGTTTGCTCTGTGCGCCGGAGTTGCGGACGCAGCAGACGGCCGAGCTGTTTGGCGACGACGTTGAAATTGTCCCGGCGCTGAGGGATTGCGACTTCGGACGCTGGAAAGGTGTACGGATCGACGATCTGCAAAAAGCCGAACCCGAGGCACTTGAGGCCTGGCTCGATGACCCGGCGTCGGCGCCGCATGGCGGTGAGTCGGTAGCCCAACTCGGTGCGCGCGTGGCGCAGTGGCTCAAATCCCTGGAGTCCACACCGGGGCATGTCGTTGCCATCACCCATCCCTTTGTCATTCGCGCTGCATTGACGCAAGTGCTTCAGGCAACGGCCTTCAACCTGATCGACGTTGAACCGTTATCGACCATCGAGTTGCGGTTCACCGGCCGCTGGAGGTTACGCTTGCTCGGCACCGACGCCGAAGGAGCCCTTTGATGAAAAAGCTGCTGGTCATCGGCATCGGCGCCGGCAACCCCGACTACATCACGATGCAGGCCGTGAAGGCGCTGAACCTTGTCGACGTGTTTTTCCTGATGGACAAGGGCCCGGCCAAAGACAAACTGATCGACCTGCGCCGGGAGATCTGCGAGCGCTACATCACTGGCCGCGACTACCGCTTCGTCGAAGCCCTCAGCCCTGAGCGCGAGCGTGGGGAGGTGGACTACACGAGCAGCGTGGACGATCTGAATCTTGCCAAGCAAGTCACCTTTGAACGACTGATCAATGAGCAACTGTCCGATGATCAGTGCGCAGGTTTCCTGGTGTGGGGCGATCCGGCGTTGTACGACAGCACGATTCGGATATTGCAGGCGATTCTGGCCTCGGGCCGTTGCGTGTTCGAGTTTGAAGTGATCCCCGGCATCACCAGCGTTCAGGCGCTGGCGGCGCAGCATAAAGTGCCGCTCAATCGCATTGGCCAATCAATTGAAATCACCACCGGCCGACGGCTCGCGGCAGGGCAGGTGAGCGATGCCGACAGCCTGGTGGTGATGCTCGATGCGCAGGATGCCTACCATCAGGTGGCCGATCAGGAGAGCGAGATTTACTGGGGGGCTTACTTGGGGACACCGGATGAGATCTTGATCAGCGGCAAGCTCAAGGACGTGGCGGATGAGATCGAGCGGGTG
This genomic window contains:
- a CDS encoding histidine phosphatase family protein yields the protein MQATRLTLMCHARTVAQKLAIFPTNEPLETEWISARGARCRPFKGTPRLLCAPELRTQQTAELFGDDVEIVPALRDCDFGRWKGVRIDDLQKAEPEALEAWLDDPASAPHGGESVAQLGARVAQWLKSLESTPGHVVAITHPFVIRAALTQVLQATAFNLIDVEPLSTIELRFTGRWRLRLLGTDAEGAL
- the cobF gene encoding precorrin-6A synthase (deacetylating), translated to MKKLLVIGIGAGNPDYITMQAVKALNLVDVFFLMDKGPAKDKLIDLRREICERYITGRDYRFVEALSPERERGEVDYTSSVDDLNLAKQVTFERLINEQLSDDQCAGFLVWGDPALYDSTIRILQAILASGRCVFEFEVIPGITSVQALAAQHKVPLNRIGQSIEITTGRRLAAGQVSDADSLVVMLDAQDAYHQVADQESEIYWGAYLGTPDEILISGKLKDVADEIERVRKAARLANGWIMDTYLVRKP